A single genomic interval of Alligator mississippiensis isolate rAllMis1 chromosome 15, rAllMis1, whole genome shotgun sequence harbors:
- the CDC42EP2 gene encoding cdc42 effector protein 2, whose protein sequence is MSTKVPIYLKRGSRKGKKEKLRDILSSDMISPPLGDFRHTIHIGSGGEHDMFGDISFLQGKFHLLPRTESNLDADKDGSYGVSFEFSRTATISGHEQPLSETPSPLLKNAISLPVIGGPQALMLPSTQAPPKPPRLHLDDKVQLAQPGKEAGEELVSSKNGRTAEPNPHFCPTTESFTIAQNGFVEEKNEDKPFMSHAGSLLSLHVDLGPSILEDVLQVMEKHQAGASISDSSRQEILT, encoded by the coding sequence ATGTCTACTAAAGTCCCAATCTACCTGaaaaggggcagcaggaaggggaagaaagagaaactCCGAGATATCCTCTCTTCTGATATGATCAGCCCTCCACTGGGGGACTTCAGGCACACGATTCACATAGGGAGCGGGGGAGAGCATGATATGTTTGGAGATATTTCTTTCTTGCAAGGGAAATTCCACCTTCTGCCGAGGACCGAAAGCAACCTAGATGCCGACAAAGATGGCTCCTATGGAGTGTCATTTGAGTTCTCAAGGACTGCTACCATCTCTGGGCATGAGCAACCATTGTCTGAAACCCCTTCGCCCCTCTTAAAGAATGCCATCTCGCTGCCTGTGATTGGAGGCCCGCAGGCTCTTATGCTGCCTTCGACCCAGGCTCCACCCAAACCACCACGGCTGCACCTTGATGACAAAGTTCAACTGGCTCAGCCAGGCAAAGAAGCTGGGGAAGAACTGGTCTCATCCAAGAACGGCAGGACTGCAGAGCCCAACCCCCATTTCTGCCCCACCACTGAGTCGTTCACTATTGCTCAAAATGGGTTTGTTGAAGAGAAAAATGAGGATAAGCCCTTTATGTCCCACGCCGGCTCTTTGCTGTCTCTCCACGTGGATCTGGGGCCATCTATCTTAGAGGACGTCCTTCAGGTGATGGAGAAACACCAAGCTGGTGCATCAATATCGGATTCCAGCAGACAAGAAATCCTGACGTGA